The window CCCTCGAGACGACCGTTCGCCGTTCATTCTCGAGACTCGTGACCGGGCGTGCGGCACCGCGTGCCACGTTGACAGGGTCGGTGAGTTTTGGGAATGCCTATATCCTTTTACGCCACAATTACGGAGTCGTACACCATGACGACGTGTGGACGTCCGCAAGCCGGTGCCGGAGGTGAGAACGATGGTCGATGAGCCAGTCGTCTCCGAGGACGACGAGGAGGGGGACGACCCCGAGACCGACGGTGGCGTACAGGCCTACACCGTTCGCCTCGAGCTCGTCGACGAGCCCGGAGAGTTGCTTCGCGCCCTCTCCCCGATCGCAGAAAACGGCGGCAACCTCCTGAGTATTCACCACGAGCGCGGGAATATCACACCGCGCGGGCACATCCCCGTCGAGGTCGACCTCGAGTGCCCGCCCGACCGATTCGAGGACATCGTCGAGGCGCTACGCGACGCCGGCGTGAACGTCATCCAGGCCGGCGCGGATCGCTACGGCGAGGAGATCAACGTCGTGCTGGTCGGCCACCTCGTCGATACCGACCTCTCGCACACCCTAAATCGCATTCAGGAAGAGACCAGCGCCGCCGTGCTCGACCTCTCGCTGTCCGCACCCGAAGGAACGGAAAACATCTCGAGCGCGCGCCTGCGGCTCGCCATCGACTCCGGCGAGGCCGAGGAAACGCTCGCGCAGATCCGCACGATCGGCACGGACAAGGAACTGACCGTCGTCGAACCGCTGCTCGGAGGTGACGCCTGATGGGACAGAAACTCGCAATTCTCGGCGCCGGCGACGTGGGCCGCTCGGTCGCGGACCTCGCCGGCGAGTACGGCCACGAAGTCGTCGCGCTCGCAGACTCCAGTACTGCCGTCGTCGACCCCGACGGAATCGACGTCGAAGCGGCCCTCGAGCGGAAGGTCGGCGGCGAGTCCGTCGGCACCGCCGATCCGGAGGCCGTCTTCGAGACCGACTACGACGTCCTCGTCGAGGCGACGCCGACGACGCTCGGTGACGCCGAGCCCGGCTTCTCGCACGTCGAACGCGCCCTCGAGGCGGACCGGCACGTCGTTCTCGCGAACAAGGGTCCGGTCGCCGAACGCTACGAGGAACTGCAGGCGCTCGAGGCCGACAGCGCCGGCTCGGTCCGCTTCGAGGCGACCGTCGGCGGCGCGATTCCGGTGCTGTCGACGATCGAAGACGAGACGCCCCAGGCCGTGACCGCCGTTCGGGGCGTCCTCAACGGCACCGCGAACTTCATCCTCACGCGCATGGCCGCGGAAGGACTGGACTACGAGCACGTCCTCGCGGAAGCCCAGGATCTGGGGGTTGCTGAAGCTGATCCGACCTTCGACGTCGACGGCACCGACGCCGCCCTGAAGTTCGTCATCCTCGCGAACGTGCTGGCCGACGGCGGCTTCGCGCTCGAGGACGCCGACGTCACGGGCATCCAGAACATCCCCGGCAGCGCGCTCGACCTCGCGGCTGAGGACGGTCGCACCATCCGGCTCATCGGCGAAGCGACCCGTGAGGGCGTCCGCGTGGCTCCGCGACTGGTCCCCGAGAATGGCCCCCTCGCGGTCACGGGCACGCGAAACATCGTCCAGATCGAAACCAAGAACGCCGGCTCCCTGCACTCGAGCGGTCGCGGTGCCGGCGGACCCGAGACGGCAACTGCGGTGCTCTCGGACGTCGGCCGGCTCCCCGAACTGTAATTCTCGTTCGCTTCGACCGCGAACACGGACCGGTTCGGACACCACTCGTTCAACTGAACCTTCTCGCTGCGGTTAGAAACGGAAATCCGCCAACGTCT is drawn from Halopiger aswanensis and contains these coding sequences:
- a CDS encoding amino acid-binding protein, yielding MVDEPVVSEDDEEGDDPETDGGVQAYTVRLELVDEPGELLRALSPIAENGGNLLSIHHERGNITPRGHIPVEVDLECPPDRFEDIVEALRDAGVNVIQAGADRYGEEINVVLVGHLVDTDLSHTLNRIQEETSAAVLDLSLSAPEGTENISSARLRLAIDSGEAEETLAQIRTIGTDKELTVVEPLLGGDA
- a CDS encoding homoserine dehydrogenase; its protein translation is MGQKLAILGAGDVGRSVADLAGEYGHEVVALADSSTAVVDPDGIDVEAALERKVGGESVGTADPEAVFETDYDVLVEATPTTLGDAEPGFSHVERALEADRHVVLANKGPVAERYEELQALEADSAGSVRFEATVGGAIPVLSTIEDETPQAVTAVRGVLNGTANFILTRMAAEGLDYEHVLAEAQDLGVAEADPTFDVDGTDAALKFVILANVLADGGFALEDADVTGIQNIPGSALDLAAEDGRTIRLIGEATREGVRVAPRLVPENGPLAVTGTRNIVQIETKNAGSLHSSGRGAGGPETATAVLSDVGRLPEL